The DNA segment GACCCCAaaagggtgaaggccccaaaGGGGGGAAGGCCCCAaaagggtgaaggccccaaaaggGTGGAGGCCCCAAAGGGGTGAAGGCCCCGCTTCCAAACCTTTCAGAAGTTCCTTAGATCCCCACAAGAAAAGACCTGGAGccccccaacccaacccaacccaacccaaccccccGTGGTCTCCTTGAAGACGTTGGGTTGGTTCAGAGGTGGCTTTAAGGTGGTCACCACCAACCTTCTGGGCTCGCTGGTGGTTTCCGtagctttcttctgctttgaagaTGACCTGAAGATCGTCCTGGGGCTGTTTCGCTCCcgtggtttcccccccccctccccgtcacgTCCTACGTCCCAAGGGAACGGGGCCGCTTGGAGAAGTCTCTCTGGTGCTCGTGGCCGTGAAGACCACGAGGGTGGTGGCATCGCCGGGGCCCTCAggtcggggctggggggggggggggggaaggaaggtccTCGGGGAAGGAAGGTCCTCAGGGAAGCCCCAGGAGAAGCCCTCAGGGGCAGAGTTTGATGTAGGTGACGGTGGAGCAGAcggagaagagggggaagacCTTCTCCTGGAAGGCCACGTTGAAGGTGAAGATGTGCTGCATGTTGTCGGCGTCGTAGAAGGAGACCTCTTCCCCTTCGTAGTCCAGGTAGACCCTCACCTTGTTCAGCTTCTGCTTGAGGCACAAGGGGGTGCGTTGGGGGGAGGTGACGGCCCAGTAGCGTCCCCCGTTCTGTTGAACCGCCCAGATCCCTTCCTCGGGGGAGAACTGGGTGAGACCTTTCCTCCTGACGGATTCCTTGGCCACCCCGAAGGCCCAACCGTCCGAAGGACCCACCTCCACCTCCCAGTAGTGACGCCCCGACTTGAAACCGGTGGTGGCCAACACCCGGGAGTTGGTATCGAACCTCTTGGGGTTATCGGGCAGGTCCTGCTTCCTGCAACCCATCCTCACGCTCTTGAGGTCGGCGGAGAGGATGAGGAGGTGGTTGGCCGAGTCGGGGTCCAGGGTGAGGTCTTCTGTTGGTGACAAGAGCGACAAATTAAAGGCAGAAGAATTTTAAGCCGAGGTTGGGGGAACGTCTTTACGGGTTCCTGAACCCCATCCCAACCTCCAGGACTTCTCCTGGACGGTCCTGCCGTGAAGGAAAGGCAGGTTCTTTGAAGTTCTGGAGATGCCTCCTTCCACCGCTGACTCTGCAggaagcgcccccccccccccccccccccccgccgcccggggGTTAATTTGAAGAGGAGGGCCTTGAGATGTTCACCCAAAGCGTGGGGTGAACGCGCCTTCGTCCCACCAGCGCACGGGGACGAAGCTACGGGGGGTGGGCAACGTGGAGGTGGGCGAGGAAGGTCCGACTTAAAGACACGGGGTGAGCATCTGCCCCACCTTCTCACGTCCTCGCGAGGGTGAAGAACAAggcgtggggtggggggggggcaaagcaAAATGGTGGCGAAAGAGGACCAAGATGTGGTCCAAGATGTCCCGGAGGGAGACCTACGAGTTCCTCGTGGCCTTTCGGCTTTTTGGTCAAGTTCATGATCCTTCGGCGAGGCCACCCAGGTTTGATGCCCAACACCTTCTCCCCTCCTCGACCACCTTAAAAGTCCACCAGCCCAAAAGACCACCACACTAGAAGACTACCACCTTGGAAGACCACCATCTCAAAAGACCACCACTTTAGAAGGCCACCACTTTAGAAGACCACTGCCCTAAAAGACAACCAGTTTAGAAGGCCACcaccttggaagaccaccaccctagaagaacACCACCCTGGAAGACCACCATCCCAAAAGACCACCACTTTAGAAGACCACCAGTTTAGAAGGCCACcaccttggaagaccaccaccctagaagaccACCCCCCTAGAAGACCACCAACccaaaagaccaccaccctagaagaacaccaccccaaaagaccaccaccctagaaggccaccaccttggaagaccaccaccctagaagaccACTACCCTAAAAGACCACCACCCCAAAAGACCATCACGCTAGAACACTGCCCCCCTAGAAGACCATCATCCTAGAAGATGACCACCCTAGAAGAACACCAGTTTAGAAGGCCACcaccttggaagaccaccaccctagaagaccACCAACCCAGAAGACCACCAACCCAGAAGACCCCCAACccaaaagaccaccaccctagaagatgACCACCCTAGAGGACCACCAGCCCAAAAGACCACCAACCCAAAAGACCACCACTTTAGAAGACCACCAGTTTAGAAGGCCACcaccttggaagaccaccaccctagaagaacACCACCCTGGAAGACCACCACCCTAAAATACCACCACCCTAGAAGGCCACCACCTTGGAAGACCGCCACCCTAGAAGACCACCCCCCTAGAAGACCACCAACccaaaagaccaccaccctagaagatgACCATCCtaaaagaccaccaccctagaagatgACCACCCtaaaagaccaccaccctagaaggcCACCAGTTTAGAAAGCCACCACTTTGGAAGACCACCCCCCTAGAAGACCATAACCCTAGAAGAACACCACCCTAGAAGAACACCACCCTGGAAGAACACCACCCTGGAAGACCACCACCCTAAAAGACCACCACTTTAGAAGGCCACCACCCTGGAAGACCATAACCCTAGAAGACCACCAGTTTAGAAGGCCACCACtttggaagaccaccaccctagaagaacACCACCCCAAAAGACCACCACCCCAAAAGACCACCACTTCAGAAGACCACCAGTTTAGAAGGCCACcaccttggaagaccaccaccctGGAAGACCATAACCCTAGAAGAACACCACCCCAAAAGACCACCACCCCAAAAGACCTCCACCCTAGAAGGCCACCACCTTGGAAGACCGCCACCCTAGAAGACCACCACCCCAAAAGACCATCACGCTAGAACACTACCCCCCTAGAAGACCATCACCCTAGAAGATGATCACCCTAAAAGACCACCACCCGAGAAGACCACCAACCTAGAAGACCCCCAACCCAGAAGACCCCCAACccaaaagaccaccaccctagaagatgACCATCCtaaaagaccaccaccctagaaggcCACCAGTTTAGAAAGCCACCACTTTGGAAGACCACCCCCCTAGAAGACCATAACCCTagaagaccaccaccctagaagaacACCACCCTGGAAGACCACCACCCTAAAAGACCACCACTTTATAAGGCCACCACCCTGGAAGACCATAACCCTAGAAGACCACCAGTTTAGAAGGCCACCACtttggaagaccaccaccctagaagaacACCACCCTGGAAGACCACCACCccaaaagaccaccaccctagaaggcCACCACCCCAGAAGACCACCATCCCAAAAGACCACCACTTTAGAAGACCACCAGTTTAGAAGGCCACcaccttggaagaccaccaccctagaagaacACCACCCTGGAAGACCACCACCCTAAAATACCACCACCCTAGAAGGCCACCACCTTGGAAGACCGCCACCCTAGAAGACCACCAACccaaaagaccaccaccctagaagatgACCACCCtaaaagaccaccaccctagaaggcCACCAGTTTAGAAAGCCACCACTTTGGAAGACCACCCCCCTAGAAGACCATAACCCTagaagaccaccaccctagaagaacACCACCCTAAAAGACCACCAGTTTAGAAGGCCACcaccttggaagaccaccaccctagaagaacACCACCCTGGAAGACCACCACCccaaaagaccaccaccctagaaggcCACCACCCCAAAAGACCACCACCCCAAAAGACCACCACTTTAGAAGACCACCAGTTTAGAAGGCCACcaccttggaagaccaccaccctGGAAGACCATAACCCTAGAAGAACACCACCCTAGAAGATGACCACCCTAAAATACCACCACCCTAGAAGGCCACCACCTTGGAAGACTGCCACCCTAGAAGACCACTACCCTAAAAGACCACCACCCCAAAAGACCATCACTGCCCCCCTAGAAGACCATCATCCTAGAAGATGACCACCCTAGAAGAACACCAGCTTAGAAGGCCACcaccttggaagaccaccaccctggaagaccaccaccctagaagaccACCAACCCAGAAGACCACCAACCCAGAAGACCCCCAACccaaaagaccaccaccctagaagatgACCACCCtaaaagaccaccaccctagaagaccACCAACCCAAAAGACCACCACTTTAGAAGGCCACCACCCTAGAAGACCAGCACCCTAGAAGATGACCACCCTAGAGGACCACCAGCCCAAAAGACCACCACCCCAAAAGACCACCACTTTAGAAGACCACCAGTTTAGAAGGCCACCAGCCtggaagaccaccaccctagaagaacACCACCCTGGAAGACCCCCAACccaaaagaccacca comes from the Numenius arquata unplaced genomic scaffold, bNumArq3.hap1.1 HAP1_SCAFFOLD_1430, whole genome shotgun sequence genome and includes:
- the LOC141478775 gene encoding E3 ubiquitin-protein ligase TRIM7-like: SDAVKCRKPVPVCTDMKMPVCNFSLKSVLLEKVLKKFRENLQDELGRGEKEDLTLDPDSANHLLILSADLKSVRMGCRKQDLPDNPKRFDTNSRVLATTGFKSGRHYWEVEVGPSDGWAFGVAKESVRRKGLTQFSPEEGIWAVQQNGGRYWAVTSPQRTPLCLKQKLNKVRVYLDYEGEEVSFYDADNMQHIFTFNVAFQEKVFPLFSVCSTVTYIKLCP